The genome window aattaaaaattaaatttaaaaaaaagtgcatatcctaaataaataaaagcccaCAGCAAACATGAACTACTTACAAAAACACTAGTCCCTGAGTGAACATTGTCCCTCCCTAACATCCTCATAGGTTTTTGGCAACATGCCAGTCATTGTAGCAGTCCCGCCCCGCCACAAAGCACAGAGGCACGCCACAGGAGGCGCACTTCAGTGGTGTTTTTGCGTGACACTGCCTGCACTTCAACCGCCCTTCCGTGCTGTTCCCAGTGATGTACACTGGCCTGTGATGTGAgctgggtggaggaggaggcgatCCGGGTCTGGTTGTGGAAGGAGAGCCCACCTGTGCCAGCTGCTCGACGAGGGTCTCCCTGAAAGCCTTCTGATTCATCGGCTTCTGTCCTTTTCCAGTGGCGATGGCTTTGTGCAGGACGAAGGCGTTTATAATGGCAATGTCcataaagtgaaagaaaaaggtcTTGTACCACGTCCGGGTCTTGTGGAGGACCTTGTAATAGCCTATCAGGGCATCCGACAGGTCCACTCCATCCATGCACCTGGatggacagaaaaaaacacaacattgagaAAAATATACCAAAACATAAGTATATCAAGcaaacaacatttcaaagggcataaaacataaaagaataTGTATTACGTACCTGCTGTAATCCTTCACACATGGTGGCACAGAGACGTCCTTCACCGTCCACTGCCCATTTGCACTCTTCACCCTCCTGCGCACTGTGTCCTCTGAATGGGCGGTGTGGAGTGCTGAACACATGAAGACATCCCCCGTGTCTCTCCACTGGATGAAAAGGAGGGAGTCCTTCCTCATCCAGCGTATGCTGCCACGGGGAGATTTGGAATCCAGGCTGTTGTCTTCTGTCTTTGGGAAGCCAATTATGTTGGTCCGGATGGTTCCACAAGCCCAGATCTTCTTCTGGAGGAGGTCCCGGAAAAGGGTAGGACTTGTGTAGAAATTATCCACATACAGCTTGTAGCCAGTGCCGAGAATCGGCGTGTCCATTAGCGCCATCACCGACTCATAACCGAGTCCCCTGCCGGTATTTCCCAGGGGCCTCCCACCATACACGAAAAAGTCCCATGTGTAGCCGTTCTTTGAGTCTGTCAAAACAAAGAGCTTGCACTCTGACTTCGCAGGTTTTTTTTTCGTATATTGCTTATATCCAGTACGTGCTTTGGTGGCAACCATCCTCTCATCGATGGACATTTCCTGGCCAGGGTGGTAGTTCCTCATGCAGGCTTCCCTCATCTCATCGTAGAGTGGCTTGATTTTGCAGAGGCGGTCGTAGTCTGCTGTGCCTTTCTTCAGCTCGTTGGCATCAACCGCCGCTGGGCTATTCAGTTGAAGGGACCCGGTGATCATCAGAAACTTCCTCCCAGTCATAACCAGTTTTGGGAACGGCAAACTGTACAGGTTCCCCCCTCGCCAGTAATCTGTGAAGCAACAGCACTTCACCACACCCATGTAAATAATCAGAGCCATGAATGAAAACATGTCCTGCAGTGTGATGTCAGACCAGGGGTGGTTGGCTGTATGGTGTGTGGAGCCTTGTATATTGGTGTTCCGAATTATTGTGTCTAACACCGAGTTGGTAAAAAATAAGTTAAACAGCTCCAGGGGGGTGTATGAAGCTGTGAGGATGAGCTTGGGCCCAGGTGCGTTTCTGGGTCTGAAGATGGGCTGTGGTGGCGTAATGTCCGGGGTGTCTACACCATTCCATCTCTCTCCAGCTGGGGTGGCTGACATCCCAGGttgactgctgctgcttccaccatCACcgttttctcctcttcctctccctctctctagtCTTCTACTTCTCCGGCGAGTTGGAGGGGGGGGGTCCTCTCCTGGGGagctgctctcctgctgctccactCTACACCGCTTACTGGCAGAGGAGGTATCCGGCTCCCTCTCCCCATCAGAGTCTTGATCTGCGGTGTGTCTAttatgtgaaaataaagaaataagttatttatataaaatagaCAACATTTCTTCCATAACTTCTTTACAGCTCACTCCCTCATCAGTGCACACAGGGAAACACTAATTAGGGTAATAACACTTCACACAGGGgaaacattacagttcatttagctgatgcttttgtccaaagtgacttacaataagtgcaatcatgaggatacaactccgaacagcaagaatcttgcaggtacaatcattttaagtgcagaatagcttcaaataagccaaacaaaattGTAACATACAGGGGGGGGTAATTGTCTTCATTCGTCGAGGtgcaggtgagttttcagtttgCCTGCTGACATGACATAGGTAGATTACGTCACAGCAGCCGCGACATGCGACTCCTTCAAATGCGGCATTCTTTTCGCGGATTTGAAGGATACATCTGATGGATCCTTCACGGCcgcaggtatcccaagattcattgcgcgcccatTAGTTATTTTCTGATGAAAAAGGCGCCCCCCGACTCAGCAGTAAccgcaaatggatatacttttaaatgcaagtattgggtttcaactcgctcgaatagctaacaatacaaatgttataaaaccaAAAGGACATAAGATGAcaggttaagttacgggacgttagcgCTGATGCACTATGCatattcccctcaaacaaacgCCTTCGCGGTCTACGGAGGATCCGGCCTGCAAAGACCGCGAACACTGAATTGAGACACTGCGAATCGTTCCACTACTTTAGTCCAGGATaacaaacaggcgggttttatttgGAGTGAACGTACAACCTACAGTGTATTCATAGTTCAAACTAAAGTCAGCCCAATCAATACTGAGACACGAAAAACGACCAGCAACATATGCATTTATAGTTCAAACTAAGCCCAAACTAACTTATTTACGTCAAACAATATAGTAATACAAGTTATAATGTAATTACTTGTCCAGAAGAATATCCTGGCCCTCCACAAACATCTCCTCAGCCTCAGAGTCTGACTCCTCCGTTGCAGACTCACTGCTTGAGCGTGTGCAATAATCAACAATTGCTTTGAGGGATTTGATGTTTGTTGGGTCGAAATGTGCCATTGTGTCCCtcggaaaaaacacaaactcttcGACAGTCAAGAAACGCTCAAAATGATGCACCTCCCGCTCCCAACAGAAAACTTTGGTAACGCACACCACTGTGCTCCTCTGCGCTCCTCTTGTTCTCTGCGTGCTACTCACTTCGCTCATGATCCACCTCCCCTGCTACACTGTGAGTGTTTCCGGCGTGCAGCCAGTCACGTGACGTCACTCAGCAGCGCACTGTCGGCTGCATgatggcagagaagaagaggagcagtTTGGTGTTATTTTACAGCTGCAGACCAAAATACTGCAAGCTGCGATGTTTGCAGGAAACAAATAAAGTATTGTGGCAACACCACAAATTCAAacaaacatctaaaaacacacCCAAAAGAGGACTCCGAGCTGCAAAGTAAACGCTGACAGGCCTTTCAGCATGGCCAGATAGCTGATTTATAGAAGTGAAAGTAAGATTTTGTCATCTCcaatattatttaatgttatttttcaaagtgtaatttctcttcATAGTTGTAATTTTAGCAGACTGATTAAATATAGACTATTCAGTCAAGTCATATATTAAGCCAGTTTAAataaatttaaatgaattattttactggaactgaaatatatatatatatatatatatatatatatatatatatattatatgcacacacacacatatatatacacatatatataatatatatatgtgtatatatatatatatatatatatatatatatatatatatatatatatgtgtgtgtgtgtgtgtgtgtgtgtgtatgtatatatacatatatatatgtatatatacatatgtgtgtttatatatatatacacatgtgtatatatatatatatacacatatagatcgtgtgcatgtgtcgtcacgcttatttcccaacccgtaagtcagccatgttggatgtatatacaaccaagactgcggccgttcacgtgtgagttgctgcaacgcttcataattttctttgtatttaaacgtctaagattgaaagaaaatgccaaccttgtgcgcagtgtataattatggtcataacgctactcgtgacccagagaaacggttctttagatttactaaaatcatcaaaaacaaggatccacaaaagagggatgaattgctgtctaccaaACGGCGTAAgatggtttagcaacataactcgtgaggatttaacagaagaaaaagcacaattcacccgtgtgtgtggcgtccactttatatctggtaagagctcatgctaaagctatgttttccatgtttacgttaaacatttgtgcttatcatatacccgaacactgtaagaccttacttctcgtcactaggagcaaagtgtgtgtatatatatatatatatatatatatatatatatatatatatatatatatatatatatatttatcatgcCGTCCCCCGTGCTGTAGTGCTGTACTTGGTCACTCTGACCACGTCATGGTCCACCTGATTCCTGCATACAGGCAGAAACTGAAGCTCTGTACACCTGTTGTGAGGACATTAAAGAAGTGGGCCAGTGAGGCTGTGGAGGATCTTCAGGCATGATTGGACTGTACTGACTGGGATGTTTTTAGGTCTGCTACCAACAGTCTGGATGAGTACACAGAGGCTGTGACATCATACATCAGCTTCTGTGAGGACAGCTGTGTACCATCACGCACCCGGGTGAGTTAAAAGAATGACAAACCCTGGTTCACAGCCAAACTCGGGCAGTTAAGGTTGGAAAAGGAGGACGCATTCAAGAGTGGGGACAGCGAAAGGTTTATAGAGTCAAAGTACAAGTTCAGCAAGGCGGTGAGAGAAGCTAAACGACAGTCGTCtgagaaacaacaacagcagttCTCAGCCAATGACTCTGCTACTGTCTGGAGAGCGCTAAGGCAGATCACCGACTATAAGCCTATAGAGCCCCCCACTCCATGAGTGATTTGCGCCTCGCCAATCAACTGAATGAGTTTTACTGTTGCTTTGGAAGACAATGGGACAGACCTGACACCATCCCCGCGACACCTCATCAGCTCCAAATAAACCAGATCAAATTCCTTGTTGATGAGAACCTACATGGCAATAAAAATGATTCTGATTGTGATGTGCACGTGATGCGTCCATCGAGAGTTTTCGCCGCAAGTCCTTCAAATAATTTGGTGCTAAATAAATGCCTTTGCCCAGTGTTGGGTACACAAAAGTGTTTCGgccatattatt of Cottoperca gobio chromosome 14, fCotGob3.1, whole genome shotgun sequence contains these proteins:
- the LOC115019063 gene encoding piggyBac transposable element-derived protein 4-like isoform X2 — its product is MSATPAGERWNGVDTPDITPPQPIFRPRNAPGPKLILTASYTPLELFNLFFTNSVLDTIIRNTNIQGSTHHTANHPWSDITLQDMFSFMALIIYMGVVKCCCFTDYWRGGNLYSLPFPKLVMTGRKFLMITGSLQLNSPAAVDANELKKGTADYDRLCKIKPLYDEMREACMRNYHPGQEMSIDERMVATKARTGYKQYTKKKPAKSECKLFVLTDSKNGYTWDFFVYGGRPLGNTGRGLGYESVMALMDTPILGTGYKLYVDNFYTSPTLFRDLLQKKIWACGTIRTNIIGFPKTEDNSLDSKSPRGSIRWMRKDSLLFIQWRDTGDVFMCSALHTAHSEDTVRRRVKSANGQWTVKDVSVPPCVKDYSRCMDGVDLSDALIGYYKVLHKTRTWYKTFFFHFMDIAIINAFVLHKAIATGKGQKPMNQKAFRETLVEQLAQVGSPSTTRPGSPPPPPSSHHRPVYITGNSTEGRLKCRQCHAKTPLKCASCGVPLCFVAGRDCYNDWHVAKNL
- the LOC115019063 gene encoding piggyBac transposable element-derived protein 4-like isoform X1; translation: MAHFDPTNIKSLKAIVDYCTRSSSESATEESDSEAEEMFVEGQDILLDKHTADQDSDGEREPDTSSASKRCRVEQQESSSPGEDPPPPTRRRSRRLERGRGRGENGDGGSSSSQPGMSATPAGERWNGVDTPDITPPQPIFRPRNAPGPKLILTASYTPLELFNLFFTNSVLDTIIRNTNIQGSTHHTANHPWSDITLQDMFSFMALIIYMGVVKCCCFTDYWRGGNLYSLPFPKLVMTGRKFLMITGSLQLNSPAAVDANELKKGTADYDRLCKIKPLYDEMREACMRNYHPGQEMSIDERMVATKARTGYKQYTKKKPAKSECKLFVLTDSKNGYTWDFFVYGGRPLGNTGRGLGYESVMALMDTPILGTGYKLYVDNFYTSPTLFRDLLQKKIWACGTIRTNIIGFPKTEDNSLDSKSPRGSIRWMRKDSLLFIQWRDTGDVFMCSALHTAHSEDTVRRRVKSANGQWTVKDVSVPPCVKDYSRCMDGVDLSDALIGYYKVLHKTRTWYKTFFFHFMDIAIINAFVLHKAIATGKGQKPMNQKAFRETLVEQLAQVGSPSTTRPGSPPPPPSSHHRPVYITGNSTEGRLKCRQCHAKTPLKCASCGVPLCFVAGRDCYNDWHVAKNL